The Pyrus communis chromosome 2, drPyrComm1.1, whole genome shotgun sequence genome includes a window with the following:
- the LOC137725613 gene encoding probable sphingolipid transporter spinster homolog 2 isoform X1, translating into MAQKATKSSEEAKPRLAETAMVIASTAAPAPSWFTPKRLLVIFCLINLINYVDRGTIASNGVNGSRTTCTDSGICTAGTGIQGEFHLNNFQDGVLSSAFMVGLLIASPVFASLAKSVSPFRLIGVGLSVWTFAIVGCACSLGFWSITIFRMLVGVGEASFISLAAPFIDDNAPAAQKTAWLAIFYMCIPSGYALGYVYGGVVGSHTNWRYAFVGEAILMLPFAILGFVMKPLQLKGFFHPESKKAVTAVETAVEEVQGADTYGISNGKDASYSMKKDMRNSTIQKSSKSKVASNIKNQISRFLNDMKVLLVDKVYVVNVLGYIAYNFVIGAYSYWGPKAGYNIYHMNDADTIFGGITIMSGILGTLAGGFLLDYMTNTISNAFKLLSAVTLIGGAFCFGAFCFKNMYVFLALFAIGELLVFATQGPVNYICLHCVKPSMRPLSMAISTVSIHLFGDVPSAPLVGVLQDAINNWRKTALILTAVFFPSALIWFIGIFLHSVDRFNEESEHQITTKTERSSTMPLLEGKKMETTESVAEP; encoded by the exons ATGGCTCAAAAGGCAACAAAGTCTTCCGAAGAAGCCAAGCCCCGTCTGGCGGAGACAGCCATGGTTATTGCTTCAACAGCAGCTCCCGCTCCTTCCTGGTTCACGCCCAAGAG GTTACTTGTTATCTTTTGCTTGATTAACTTGATAAATTATGTGGACCGAGGAACAATAGCAAGCAATGGTGTCAATGGGAGCCGCACAACATGTACAGATAGTGGTATATGCACGGCTGGTACCGGGATACA gGGGGAGTTTCACTTGAACAACTTTCAAGATGGAGTTCTATCATCAGCTTTTATGGTTGGACTTCTTATTGCTTCTCCTGTATTTGCATCATTAGCAAAGAG tGTAAGTCCCTTTAGGCTCATTGGAGTTGGATTATCAGTTTGGACCTTTGCGATAGTTGGTTGTGCTTGTTCATTGGGTTTCTGGTCCATTACTATTTTCCGCAT GCTAGTTGGTGTTGGTGAAGCTTCTTTTATTAGTCTTGCAGCTCCATTCATTGACGATAATGCCCCAGCTGCTCAG AAAACTGCGTGGCTTGCTATATTCTACATGTGCATACCAAGTGGATATGCACTTGGCTATGTTTATGGTGGGGTG GTTGGAAGTCACACCAATTGGCGTTATGCATTTGTGGGGGAAGCAATCCTTATGCTACCATTTGCTATTCTAGGATTTGTTATGAAGCCTTTGCAGCTGAAAG GTTTTTTTCATCCTGAATCAAAAAAAGCAGTTACAGCAGTGGAAACGGCTGTTGAAGAAGTTCAAGGTGCTGATACTTATG GTATTTCGAATGGTAAAGATGCTTCCTATTCGATGAAGAAAGATATGAGAAATTCCACCATACAAAAATCTTCCAA GTCAAAGGTTGCATCAAACATAAAGAATCAAATATCAAGGTTTTTGAATGATATGAAGGTGCTGTTGGTGGATAAGGTTTATGTTGTGAATGTTCTAG GTTACATAGCATACAACTTTGTCATAGGTGCATACTCATATTGGGGACCTAAGGCGGGATATAATATATATCATATG AATGATGCAGATACGATATTTGGAGGTATTACAATCATGTCCGGAATATTGGGCACACTAGCGGGAGGCTTTCTTCTGGATTATATGACTAACACTATCTCTAATGCTTTTAAG CTTCTTTCAGCGGTAACGTTAATTGGTGGTGCCTTTTGCTTCGGTGCCTTTTGCTTCAAGAATATGTATGTTTTCCTAGCTCTTTTCGCAATCGGTGAACTACTTGTCTTTGCAACTCAG GGTCCTGTAAATTACATTTGTCTCCACTGTGTTAAGCCCAGTATGAGGCCGCTATCTATGGCTATTTCTACTGTTTCAATTCATCTCTTCGGTGATGTACCTTCCGCACCTCTTGTTGGAGTTCTCCAG GATGCCATTAACAACTGGAGGAAGACTGCTCTTATTCTAACTGCTGTTTTCTTTCCATCAGCTCTAATATGGTTTATAG GAATCTTTCTGCACAGCGTGGATAGATTTAACGAGGAAAGTGAGCATCAGATCACCACCAAAACCGAAAGGTCAAGCACAATGCCATTGCTTGAGGGGAAGAAGATGGAAACAACTGAATCTGTTGCTGAACCATAA
- the LOC137725613 gene encoding probable sphingolipid transporter spinster homolog 2 isoform X2, giving the protein MAQKATKSSEEAKPRLAETAMVIASTAAPAPSWFTPKRLLVIFCLINLINYVDRGTIASNGVNGSRTTCTDSGICTAGTGIQGEFHLNNFQDGVLSSAFMVGLLIASPVFASLAKSVSPFRLIGVGLSVWTFAIVGCACSLGFWSITIFRMLVGVGEASFISLAAPFIDDNAPAAQKTAWLAIFYMCIPSGYALGYVYGGVVGSHTNWRYAFVGEAILMLPFAILGFVMKPLQLKGFFHPESKKAVTAVETAVEEVQGISNGKDASYSMKKDMRNSTIQKSSKSKVASNIKNQISRFLNDMKVLLVDKVYVVNVLGYIAYNFVIGAYSYWGPKAGYNIYHMNDADTIFGGITIMSGILGTLAGGFLLDYMTNTISNAFKLLSAVTLIGGAFCFGAFCFKNMYVFLALFAIGELLVFATQGPVNYICLHCVKPSMRPLSMAISTVSIHLFGDVPSAPLVGVLQDAINNWRKTALILTAVFFPSALIWFIGIFLHSVDRFNEESEHQITTKTERSSTMPLLEGKKMETTESVAEP; this is encoded by the exons ATGGCTCAAAAGGCAACAAAGTCTTCCGAAGAAGCCAAGCCCCGTCTGGCGGAGACAGCCATGGTTATTGCTTCAACAGCAGCTCCCGCTCCTTCCTGGTTCACGCCCAAGAG GTTACTTGTTATCTTTTGCTTGATTAACTTGATAAATTATGTGGACCGAGGAACAATAGCAAGCAATGGTGTCAATGGGAGCCGCACAACATGTACAGATAGTGGTATATGCACGGCTGGTACCGGGATACA gGGGGAGTTTCACTTGAACAACTTTCAAGATGGAGTTCTATCATCAGCTTTTATGGTTGGACTTCTTATTGCTTCTCCTGTATTTGCATCATTAGCAAAGAG tGTAAGTCCCTTTAGGCTCATTGGAGTTGGATTATCAGTTTGGACCTTTGCGATAGTTGGTTGTGCTTGTTCATTGGGTTTCTGGTCCATTACTATTTTCCGCAT GCTAGTTGGTGTTGGTGAAGCTTCTTTTATTAGTCTTGCAGCTCCATTCATTGACGATAATGCCCCAGCTGCTCAG AAAACTGCGTGGCTTGCTATATTCTACATGTGCATACCAAGTGGATATGCACTTGGCTATGTTTATGGTGGGGTG GTTGGAAGTCACACCAATTGGCGTTATGCATTTGTGGGGGAAGCAATCCTTATGCTACCATTTGCTATTCTAGGATTTGTTATGAAGCCTTTGCAGCTGAAAG GTTTTTTTCATCCTGAATCAAAAAAAGCAGTTACAGCAGTGGAAACGGCTGTTGAAGAAGTTCAAG GTATTTCGAATGGTAAAGATGCTTCCTATTCGATGAAGAAAGATATGAGAAATTCCACCATACAAAAATCTTCCAA GTCAAAGGTTGCATCAAACATAAAGAATCAAATATCAAGGTTTTTGAATGATATGAAGGTGCTGTTGGTGGATAAGGTTTATGTTGTGAATGTTCTAG GTTACATAGCATACAACTTTGTCATAGGTGCATACTCATATTGGGGACCTAAGGCGGGATATAATATATATCATATG AATGATGCAGATACGATATTTGGAGGTATTACAATCATGTCCGGAATATTGGGCACACTAGCGGGAGGCTTTCTTCTGGATTATATGACTAACACTATCTCTAATGCTTTTAAG CTTCTTTCAGCGGTAACGTTAATTGGTGGTGCCTTTTGCTTCGGTGCCTTTTGCTTCAAGAATATGTATGTTTTCCTAGCTCTTTTCGCAATCGGTGAACTACTTGTCTTTGCAACTCAG GGTCCTGTAAATTACATTTGTCTCCACTGTGTTAAGCCCAGTATGAGGCCGCTATCTATGGCTATTTCTACTGTTTCAATTCATCTCTTCGGTGATGTACCTTCCGCACCTCTTGTTGGAGTTCTCCAG GATGCCATTAACAACTGGAGGAAGACTGCTCTTATTCTAACTGCTGTTTTCTTTCCATCAGCTCTAATATGGTTTATAG GAATCTTTCTGCACAGCGTGGATAGATTTAACGAGGAAAGTGAGCATCAGATCACCACCAAAACCGAAAGGTCAAGCACAATGCCATTGCTTGAGGGGAAGAAGATGGAAACAACTGAATCTGTTGCTGAACCATAA
- the LOC137725613 gene encoding probable sphingolipid transporter spinster homolog 2 isoform X3 translates to MAQKATKSSEEAKPRLAETAMVIASTAAPAPSWFTPKRLLVIFCLINLINYVDRGTIASNGVNGSRTTCTDSGICTAGTGIQGEFHLNNFQDGVLSSAFMVGLLIASPVFASLAKSVSPFRLIGVGLSVWTFAIVGCACSLGFWSITIFRMLVGVGEASFISLAAPFIDDNAPAAQVGSHTNWRYAFVGEAILMLPFAILGFVMKPLQLKGFFHPESKKAVTAVETAVEEVQGADTYGISNGKDASYSMKKDMRNSTIQKSSKSKVASNIKNQISRFLNDMKVLLVDKVYVVNVLGYIAYNFVIGAYSYWGPKAGYNIYHMNDADTIFGGITIMSGILGTLAGGFLLDYMTNTISNAFKLLSAVTLIGGAFCFGAFCFKNMYVFLALFAIGELLVFATQGPVNYICLHCVKPSMRPLSMAISTVSIHLFGDVPSAPLVGVLQDAINNWRKTALILTAVFFPSALIWFIGIFLHSVDRFNEESEHQITTKTERSSTMPLLEGKKMETTESVAEP, encoded by the exons ATGGCTCAAAAGGCAACAAAGTCTTCCGAAGAAGCCAAGCCCCGTCTGGCGGAGACAGCCATGGTTATTGCTTCAACAGCAGCTCCCGCTCCTTCCTGGTTCACGCCCAAGAG GTTACTTGTTATCTTTTGCTTGATTAACTTGATAAATTATGTGGACCGAGGAACAATAGCAAGCAATGGTGTCAATGGGAGCCGCACAACATGTACAGATAGTGGTATATGCACGGCTGGTACCGGGATACA gGGGGAGTTTCACTTGAACAACTTTCAAGATGGAGTTCTATCATCAGCTTTTATGGTTGGACTTCTTATTGCTTCTCCTGTATTTGCATCATTAGCAAAGAG tGTAAGTCCCTTTAGGCTCATTGGAGTTGGATTATCAGTTTGGACCTTTGCGATAGTTGGTTGTGCTTGTTCATTGGGTTTCTGGTCCATTACTATTTTCCGCAT GCTAGTTGGTGTTGGTGAAGCTTCTTTTATTAGTCTTGCAGCTCCATTCATTGACGATAATGCCCCAGCTGCTCAG GTTGGAAGTCACACCAATTGGCGTTATGCATTTGTGGGGGAAGCAATCCTTATGCTACCATTTGCTATTCTAGGATTTGTTATGAAGCCTTTGCAGCTGAAAG GTTTTTTTCATCCTGAATCAAAAAAAGCAGTTACAGCAGTGGAAACGGCTGTTGAAGAAGTTCAAGGTGCTGATACTTATG GTATTTCGAATGGTAAAGATGCTTCCTATTCGATGAAGAAAGATATGAGAAATTCCACCATACAAAAATCTTCCAA GTCAAAGGTTGCATCAAACATAAAGAATCAAATATCAAGGTTTTTGAATGATATGAAGGTGCTGTTGGTGGATAAGGTTTATGTTGTGAATGTTCTAG GTTACATAGCATACAACTTTGTCATAGGTGCATACTCATATTGGGGACCTAAGGCGGGATATAATATATATCATATG AATGATGCAGATACGATATTTGGAGGTATTACAATCATGTCCGGAATATTGGGCACACTAGCGGGAGGCTTTCTTCTGGATTATATGACTAACACTATCTCTAATGCTTTTAAG CTTCTTTCAGCGGTAACGTTAATTGGTGGTGCCTTTTGCTTCGGTGCCTTTTGCTTCAAGAATATGTATGTTTTCCTAGCTCTTTTCGCAATCGGTGAACTACTTGTCTTTGCAACTCAG GGTCCTGTAAATTACATTTGTCTCCACTGTGTTAAGCCCAGTATGAGGCCGCTATCTATGGCTATTTCTACTGTTTCAATTCATCTCTTCGGTGATGTACCTTCCGCACCTCTTGTTGGAGTTCTCCAG GATGCCATTAACAACTGGAGGAAGACTGCTCTTATTCTAACTGCTGTTTTCTTTCCATCAGCTCTAATATGGTTTATAG GAATCTTTCTGCACAGCGTGGATAGATTTAACGAGGAAAGTGAGCATCAGATCACCACCAAAACCGAAAGGTCAAGCACAATGCCATTGCTTGAGGGGAAGAAGATGGAAACAACTGAATCTGTTGCTGAACCATAA